The genomic region GTAGGGAGTATGAGGCCCTCGAATACTTAACCAATGCCGTAATAATGGAGCTGGGCTCCTTAAGGCTATGCGATGCCCATAGAAGGCTCGTCCCATCATTACCCACGAATTGTAACGTATGCTCAGTGCTGATTACGGGCATTTCAGATTCAATAATTAAGAATGTGGAGAGGGCATTATCGATCCTTGAGGCTCATCCCGAAATTCAGGTTGTAATACCGAGGGTATTAATGAACATTGTTGAGGCAAAGCCCGGCGCGGTAACGGAGGATGACGTTGTTGGCGTTCCTGGCAGGATTGACGCCCATGACGGGAGGGTCATCGTAGGCTCAAGACCAACCTATGGTGGGAGTAAGCACCTGGGCAGGTTAATTATTAAGTGCATGAACGTGAACCCGAGGTATAGGTCCGTGGCGAGCATTAAGTACGATGAGAAGGTGGAGAATGCGCTTAGGGGGTTGGGAATTCATTACGTGAAGGTGGGTCCTCATGAAAGTCCCAATGAGGATGAGGTCATTAGTGCTGTGGCTAATTCACTAATTAAAGACCCAACGCTCGAGGTTGTGATTGACCTGGGTGGCTATGCCCTGGAGCCCGTCACCTACGTGTTTGGTCTTGACGCAATGGATGTGGCATTGAAGATTGTGAGGATAGCCTCAAGGATAACCTAAGCCTTCACCTTACTAATTAGGTAATTCACGATGTACTTGGCGGGGTTAATACCCGTGGCCCTCTTGAACCCCTGCCAGGACATTGTTGGATTAACCTCAAGTATGAAGTACCCATCCCTGGTCTCGGCGATGTCAACACCCCCATAATCAAGCCCAAGGACCTCAATGGCCTTTAATGCGAGCTCGCTTAATTCATTCGTGACCTTAGCAGGCTCGGGCCTAGCGCCCTGAGCCACATTACTCTTCCACGTAACGCCCCTCCTAAACTCGGCGCCTATTACCTCATTACCAACAACCACAACCCTATAATCGCCATTGCCAACCTTATCAAGGAACCTCTGCACATACATCGGCTTATTCAGGTTTGTTAAGTAGCTGAATATGTGCATGGCAACATCAGCATCATCGACTTGAAAGACTCCAAAGCCCATGGCGCCCCTGATCTGCTTAATCACTGATTTACCGAACTCCTTAACCGTGTTATAGGCAACGAACATGTTCTCACTAACCACGGTATCTGGGACTGGC from Vulcanisaeta distributa DSM 14429 harbors:
- a CDS encoding thiamine-phosphate synthase family protein, translated to MSISTGLEFAAENVLPIIRSLIAKRLLESGYSQLRVAKILGVTQPAVNRYVSRDYDELLSKAESLGINRDWVLEVVKNVVELVLSSREYEALEYLTNAVIMELGSLRLCDAHRRLVPSLPTNCNVCSVLITGISDSIIKNVERALSILEAHPEIQVVIPRVLMNIVEAKPGAVTEDDVVGVPGRIDAHDGRVIVGSRPTYGGSKHLGRLIIKCMNVNPRYRSVASIKYDEKVENALRGLGIHYVKVGPHESPNEDEVISAVANSLIKDPTLEVVIDLGGYALEPVTYVFGLDAMDVALKIVRIASRIT
- a CDS encoding ATP-grasp domain-containing protein, with translation MDIGIIRPYEVEYNPEDVVDLEDAIRSLGHRVRRIYIDMVGVRFGRGRIDYYQLIGRSNYEELNVSGAILRHIGVIRDFEQFVHRLWVVRAFELNGIYVMNPVLNWMMAGDKFISLMLLAKHGLPVPDTVVSENMFVAYNTVKEFGKSVIKQIRGAMGFGVFQVDDADVAMHIFSYLTNLNKPMYVQRFLDKVGNGDYRVVVVGNEVIGAEFRRGVTWKSNVAQGARPEPAKVTNELSELALKAIEVLGLDYGGVDIAETRDGYFILEVNPTMSWQGFKRATGINPAKYIVNYLISKVKA